GGTTTGAGTTGTGAATCATCGGTGGCCATGTGCAATATGTCCTGTACCAAGTACCCAGCAGATGAAGAATTTTCAGACAGGTAATGAGTTTGGTAAGGACAAGAACTTTTGTTCGAAGAACACTGGTTTGCAAGCTCGCACAAAGAACTGCTGCAGGGCACACGAATGCTGGTTGATGAAGCATTTGAACTGTAATGATTCAACCAAAActgtagaagaaaaacaaaaaagaacgTACTAACTGAGAACAACCAACATCAACTTCTAGAATTAGCcctatttttttcatagaatactgagaaagaaaaaatacttttCCATTATCACGTTTGGTCAAGTAAGTAGGACATTTGGTGCATTCACATGGTAACCAGAACAAATCGCTTCCAGTGTCCAAAGCCACTAAGAAATATAGTCCCGGCGTTCCAATTGATACATTGGCGTAGTACAAACTGAAAACCCCCCAAACAGTAGAATATAAAGTTGATCAATTAAAGCAAGGCAATCAACCaaagagaaaattcaaaataatcgAAAATCATCGTATActgaaaatagagagaaataaTTGAGGAAACCATACTTTCCCAAACCGCTAAGTTCGTAGGTCTCGTTCCCATAAGAGAACATCAGTGGCGTATCACCGTTAGTGGTAGCCAAATTCCGGCCGTGAAGTAGCCTATCGCGGTGGACCATAGCTGCATAGTATCCAGGGGTGTGTTTCTCCGGTAACCCTTCAGAGCCGAAAATCTCTTTAATCGAATCAGAAAATCGATGGTGAATAGTGAACTTAAAGGAAGCGGCATGGCCACTTCTCAGGCCGCCGGCgagaaagaaaacagaaagaaCAAGAAGCATTTGATCACCGGAACTGAATGTCCAGGCCATGAACGCCGATTAGAGGATACCCAGGAAGGCGATGAAGACATGGAGTGATTTGAgaagaataatataaatgaaatggaaAGGGAGATGAGGAATTAACGGATTCAAAGTGGAGTAACATGAGAGTCTGTGACAAAGGCGTTGAAGTTCCGGAGAAGACGACGAAATTTTGACATCTGAAGAACAAAGTCAAAGGCTTCTCTTTGTTtggaagaaatatatatttaatataataattttggaatttataACGAGGGGTTCATGCAGAGATGttgtgattaattaaataaattaaaataatgatattatGATGATAAATTAAAGCTTAGATGATTACTTtcatgtttgtttatttactaACTAAACTTTCAATCTACCcaataaattatgattttttatctAGATGgaaaatttattactattttcaaccaaactattcctccatttttaattattaggtatatttttaaatgcaCCAAactcaattaaaatatttttaaaaaaatagtaaaatattttgtatctaTCTTAAATAGATGAATTTTTATTAGTgtctattaaaatttattatcataaaatttgaacattttggtATATGTTAGAAAGATGgttgttaaatttgttatttttaaccattctttttttaaaaaaaaaaattaattaaaatagttactAAGGATAGCAAAAGTGAATTGGAATCAATAtgctatttataaaaaaaagaatacttaAAGGATTagataattaagttaatttatttagttagaAAAAGAGGGTAGCAAATGTAACTATGgtgttattaaatataataatatttctataatttataaaaaatattggtctacatttttaggtttatttagttagttaattcttgtctattttcttttatttgacctttctttatgaaatgttgtatattttcttctttcctttagGTGAAATTATTTCACCTTTATGCCTTAGTTGAAATATTAGattttgtactttttcttttattcatttggtACATTTTCGGTAGAACGAATGTATAATTTGTCTGATTAGATGGTTCAAAATAATAACTCTATGCTTGactcttttatatatgtgaCGTTCTTATTCttctagtttttattttgtttggttttgttatttggtacaacttttatatataattaaaagtttccATGAGCAACTCCTTTCTAGTTTCTAATTCACTGTTATAACTATTAGTTTCAGTAGTTTTTGCTTTTACTCATTTGGTCATatgtttcatttcttttggAAGCGGATGTGTAATTTTTCGTTGgatggtttaaaatatttaactcCTTTGTCTCTTTgtgaaattctttttcttctagatTTTTTGggagtaattataatttatgacaattttaagaacaataattaagtatattgCTACGCTCTTACACTATTTTCGAAAATAGTGGATTGTATTTTGTGTATTGatgggtttttctttcttttcttcttcgctgtttttttcttttctttcatttcatctcTTGTTAGAGGTTTAATCTAATCATACTAAAAATTATAcgtatgttattttaaaaaaatgcatatcATACACTTTCTTGGATTTTAGGTACCCTAGCTATAgatacaaaaatattgaaagtttgaaaattattcaacaCAATCATTTGATTTACGAATTGTGGTCTTATTTGAAAACCGAAGAGTTTACTGCATGCAAAAAATGAAAGATCCTTTTACttcataacataaaatttcaccatttttcaaaatgaaaagaacatACAACTTACAACTTCTCCATTGCAAAAAAAATGGCAGATTGAAcatttaatattgaaatttatttttttattctcaatgTAAAActcctccattttctttattaaaaaaaacctttaaatTATCCACATCACgagaaaaaaaccaaagtgTTCTTTAAACGAAACAATCATAAAAAGTAAGGTGGTGAAGCTAGGTACTTAGTACATGACTTTACTAAAGGGTCCACGTTAGTTTTCGAGTATTTATAagctattttaatttaaaagtttattttaactaaCATAATCAGATTGAGAAATCGTTCACTTTTATATTAATagtataatattatattaggTAAGTTTagttatatgtatattgttaTCATTTTATTAGCTTGCTGACATGTTTTATGAATACCTTTTTAGTTAGTATTATTCATAATAAAACGTTTTTAAACTAATAGTTTTATATCTTCGTCCtcctttcaaaatatttacacctttggtttctaaatttagatttcatattttatttatttaaaattcaaaagtatgtaatttacctttttaataattctattaattttgaacatcaaccattttcattcaagtttttaaaaacggGTGAGAATtcatccattttcaaaatgtacaTTTTGTAGCTCAAATCATCTATTCTTCCCAATTGAATGGATCatttaaaggaaaagaaaaataaaataaaaaaggaaaacttgGTTGTGTCAAACACGTGGCCCAACCCAAGGCATCACATCACATGTcacaatttacaaaatttacaaaatctaAGATCCCAATCAATTTTATTACCACGTAATAAAACATTGCATTGAAGTTTATAATTGATTAACCATACTACCAATAAAATTAACTCACAAATTTAGAGCTAACTAATTTGAATAACATTGATTTACAAAATCCGAATAGACATCGATTTACAAAACccaaatagaaagaaaaatgcaataaaaactatttcaattttagattattatttCACGAAAAAAAATACACCAAATAAATGAGAACCAAACAACGAAACCGAGAgagtaataataatcaaaGTCAAACAAGAGCCAAAATTGCAAGAACCGCACCAAATACAAACCCCAATGGGTTCAACTGCGCTGCACCCCCAAGTCCCGGCAAACCGGGGCGTCCTCCTGGGGTAGACGGTGCCGGAGGAGAGTCGCCGGACGGAGGCGAGTCATCGGATGGGGGAGAGTCTTCGGACGGGGGAGAGTCTTCGGACGGAGGCGAGTCTTCGGACGGAGGCGAGTCATCGGACGGCGGAGTGTCGTCAGTTGGAGGGGAGTCGGATGGTGGGGAATCAGTCGGAGGGGAGACGGATGGTGGGGAATCAGTCGGAGGGGAGTCGGAGGGAGAATCAGCCGGAGGGGTATCGCCGGAGGGAGTGCCGACGCCATTGTCGTAACCTGGAgttaagaaaacaattttcattgacattgaaaaaaaaggactagtagaagaaagaagagtttTCAGGTGAAATAATACTCACAGTCTGAAGAACTCCATCCCAACACCATCTGATCACGATTGAAGGTAATACGATAACCAGTCATGAAGTTTTCTGCAAGAAGACGTAAAGGAAAGATCATTAGATCATAAGCACGAACTCAATCTCGATTTCGAAGGTTGGATTTTAGTTCatatagtttgattaaaaatcactatttttttttaaaaaaaattatagggatcaaatttgtaattcatGAAGGGAGGACTCACGTCCAATCAGATCAATATCGGTGCTTTTGGCAATGGCTAGACAAGCAACATGGGTAGTTTCCTGAAGACCAAAAAACAGCAAACCCAAATCAACAAAAAGCTCCAAAGATAGCATGTAGGAGTGAGATAATAAGCCATAAAAGCCAAAGCTCTCTCTcgtctaaaatttgaaagttactTCAAATATAATGTTCATAGTACTCACATCAAcaggaagaaaaacaaaaatatctgTAGGGGTAAATTCATCTCCACCCTTCATTGTAAAATTCAGCGTCAGATATTGAAATTCTTTTGCACCTGGACTGAATATGAAAAGGGTATGAATCAGAATTCAGGAATGTGTATTGAAAGAGAATAGCTGGcttcattatatataataaaccaTCAGCTACTTACGGAATTTCGTAGCAGTATTCAAATGGGAAATTAGGACCAAATAATGAATAGCGCTTTAACTTCATCCCTGCGTCCATCTGCACAATAATTCGATGTAAATATCAGAGATCGCATGAAACCATATGACATTTTTCAATGGTTGAAACTGCAGATCACTTACTTGCTTAGTAATAGTTGAGTAAGCTGGTTCGGTTAGGTACGTGAACGAGGTTCCAGAGTCAAAAATTGCAGTAAATGGAACATCGTTGGGTTCTCCTCCCACGTTTATCACATTGAAGGTGACATTGTAGGATTGACTGCCAAAATGAACGTGACATTCCAATTAGAAAAACTAATTTCTCCAAGAGAAATGAAGGTGTAAGAAATTGTACTTTTTGCACAATTTGAATATGCATGGTTTAAGAAGTGAAGAGTTCTTACTACTCGAGCATGGTATTGAAGGGGGTTTGTTTTTGGTCTGCTGGGCCTGTGTCCCCAAAATCGATTCTCCCATAACCATCAGCTCCGAAACACATGGAGAATGAATTTGAGGTAAGTCCTTGGTCTGCTAAGAAGCTTGGAACTGATATCTTTTCCATGCCAAGCCCAATAAGACCATTGGGAGCTGCAGTTGTTGCAAATATACCAGTCTGGACCGTACCGCACCTGCCATGAAGAATCACATTTAGGGGCAACAACACAACAAACTGCAGATGCTTTCTATAAGATCATTAAACACCCTTCTCTTGCAACAATGATTAAGTTACAAagtcaaaaatattttattattccaTCCATGATCCAACCTTAATTGGAAGAAGTTCGAAATACATAACCTCTTTGCTACatctttaattaaacattGTCTATAGGTTGAACAACTGTGTCCTTAAAAAGTAAAGGATCTCTTTTCTCTAGACCAAGTTAAGTTACAAAATCGAATATAATTGCTTATTGATTCATGCTATCTTAATTGACAATGTCATTACAAGAGTTCAAATATAAGACCTCTTTGCTCTAGGccatgtttttaaattgacgAGAATAAAAACTTAAGCCGATGGTTAGTGTAATAATTATATCCCTACTCTACCATAAACTATTATTGATTCttaagcaaagaaaaaaagcaatgttagaagaaaagaaacaatctattaaaaacagaacaaaattCAGCACAAGATATAATCTAGAGGAAAAAGATACAGACAGAAAGATGAAACATAATTAACTCACCCAAAAGTAATCTTAGCCTCAACAGGTTTGAGTAGTGAATCATCAGTGGCCAAGTGCAATACGTCCTCAACCAAGTAGCCAATCGAGGAGGTATTAGCAGACAGGTATCTCATTTCATAAGGACAAACATTTTGGTTTGAAGTACATCGGTTGCACAAAGAGCTAGTGCAGGGAACAGTTGAGCTCGTTGTTGAATCATTTGGACTATAATGATTCAACATAAACTGTAGaaagataaacaaaacaaGAGTCAACCAATTGATTTCATCAGAGAAAAcatcaacttcaaaatttgCGATGTCGGTTTAAATACCTTTCCTCCATTTGATGTGTTCAAATAAGTAAAACAACTGGAACATTCACACGGTAACCAGAACAAATCG
This DNA window, taken from Cucumis sativus cultivar 9930 chromosome 6, Cucumber_9930_V3, whole genome shotgun sequence, encodes the following:
- the LOC101220409 gene encoding aspartyl protease family protein 1, producing the protein MASTFSSGAQMLLVLSVFILAGSLRSGDAASFKFDIHHRFSDSIKGIFHSEGLPEKHTPGYYATMVHRDRLVRGRRLAASDVDTQLTFAYGNDTAFIPDLGFLYYANVSVGTPSLDFLVALDTGSDLFWLPCECSSCFTYLNTSNGGKFMLNHYSPNDSTTSSTVPCTSSLCNRCTSNQNVCPYEMRYLSANTSSIGYLVEDVLHLATDDSLLKPVEAKITFGCGTVQTGIFATTAAPNGLIGLGMEKISVPSFLADQGLTSNSFSMCFGADGYGRIDFGDTGPADQKQTPFNTMLEYQSYNVTFNVINVGGEPNDVPFTAIFDSGTSFTYLTEPAYSTITKQMDAGMKLKRYSLFGPNFPFEYCYEIPPGAKEFQYLTLNFTMKGGDEFTPTDIFVFLPVDETTHVACLAIAKSTDIDLIGQNFMTGYRITFNRDQMVLGWSSSDCYDNGVGTPSGDTPPADSPSDSPPTDSPPSVSPPTDSPPSDSPPTDDTPPSDDSPPSEDSPPSEDSPPSEDSPPSDDSPPSGDSPPAPSTPGGRPGLPGLGGAAQLNPLGFVFGAVLAILALV